In the Acomys russatus chromosome 13, mAcoRus1.1, whole genome shotgun sequence genome, one interval contains:
- the LOC127196878 gene encoding taste receptor type 2 member 120-like has product MNYLEWIITIIMMIEFLLGNCVNVFIILENFKRRKISSADGIITALAIFRIGLLWAMLINWHSTVFSEEAYSTQLRALGIITWALNNHFSNWLGTMLSIFYLFKIANFSNSLFLYIKRKIENVLFVIFLGSFLFLFAYFGVANQTAWVIVPERNVTSKSKLNDIATIANIPLFSLINITPFCISLTCVLLLIYSLSKHLRNMKIHGKGCQDPSTLVHIKALQTVVSFLLLYATYSVCVIISGWNLFNPLVFLLCMVTGSLYPAGHSCILIWANQKLKQALPLFLRQVRC; this is encoded by the coding sequence ATGAATTACCTAGAATGGATTATTACCATCATAATGATGATTGAATTTCTCTTAGGAAACTGTGTCAATGTCTTCATCATTCTAGAGAACTTCAAGAGAAGAAAGATCTCCTCAGCGGATGGAATTATAACTGCTCTTGCAATCTTCAGAATTGGTTTGTTATGGGCAATGTTAATTAACTGGCATTCAACTGTGTTTTCTGAAGAAGCATACAGTACGCAATTAAGAGCTTTGGGTATAATAACCTGGGCTCTAAACAACCATTTTAGCAATTGGCTTGGGACCATGCtcagcatattttatttgttcaagATAGCCAATTTTTCCAACAGCctgtttctttatataaaaagaaaaattgagaatgTTCTTTTTGTGATATTCTTGggatcttttctgtttttgtttgcatattttgGTGTGGCGAACCAGACTGCTTGGGTTATTGTTCCTGAACGAAATGTGACTTCGAAGAGCAAACTGAATGATATCGCCACCATTGCAAACATACCCCTCTTCAGCCTGATAAACATCACACCATTTTGTATATCACTGACCTGTGTTCTGCTCTTAATCTACTCCTTAAGCAAACATCTCAGGAATATGAAAATCCACGGAAAAGGATGTCAAGATCCCAGCACGTTGGTCCACATAAAAGCCTTGCAAACTGTGGTCTCCTTTCTCTTATTGTATGCTACGTACTCTGTCTGTGTAATTATATCAGGTTGGAATTTGTTTAATCCACTGGTCTTCTTACTGTGCATGGTAACTGGTTCCTTATACCCAGCTGGTCATTCTTGTATCTTGATTTGGGCAAACCAAAAGCTGAAACAGGCCCTTCCattatttctgagacaggtgAGATGCTGA